Proteins from one Chroococcidiopsis sp. CCMEE 29 genomic window:
- a CDS encoding glycosyltransferase family 4 protein, translating into MRVLLLHNRYQFVGGEESVMQAEKALLEAKGHQVTLIEISNDEIVGIWGKANAAASAVYSIASKQRVSAEIADFRPDIVHVHNFFPLLSPSVYDACSDARVPVVQTLHNYRLGCPNAILLRDGKVCEDCLGKRIPWPGIVHACYRGSRTQSAVVAAMLAFHQLRGTWQKRVDAYIVLTAFQKEKMVQAGLPREKVYIKPNYVFAPEKLVDRSLDVSYALFVGRLSQEKGVATLIDAYLQNNLRIPLKIVGDGPLREVLQARVEATGLENAIQSLGWQDKSAVLSLMCSANFLVFPSTWYEGFPVTILEAFACGLPVLASRLGSMAEMVEDGVTGLHFEAGNSADLANKLQWAYEHPKEMICMGKNARRIYEAHYTPEANYQQLMAIYHTLHMK; encoded by the coding sequence GTGAGAGTTTTACTGCTACACAACCGCTACCAGTTCGTTGGGGGCGAAGAGTCAGTGATGCAGGCTGAGAAAGCTTTGCTGGAAGCCAAAGGGCATCAGGTGACCTTAATAGAAATTAGTAATGATGAGATTGTTGGTATTTGGGGAAAAGCCAATGCTGCTGCAAGCGCCGTCTATTCAATCGCATCAAAGCAGCGGGTGAGTGCAGAGATTGCTGATTTCCGTCCTGACATAGTACACGTTCATAATTTTTTTCCACTACTTTCCCCATCGGTGTATGACGCCTGTAGCGATGCTAGAGTGCCAGTGGTGCAGACACTCCATAACTATAGACTTGGCTGCCCTAATGCAATACTGTTGCGCGATGGTAAGGTTTGTGAAGATTGCCTTGGCAAAAGGATACCCTGGCCAGGGATTGTACACGCTTGCTATCGCGGTTCACGCACCCAAAGCGCTGTCGTTGCTGCAATGTTAGCCTTTCATCAACTCCGTGGTACTTGGCAGAAACGGGTTGATGCCTACATTGTTCTGACTGCTTTTCAAAAAGAAAAGATGGTTCAGGCGGGGCTACCCAGGGAAAAAGTATATATTAAGCCAAATTACGTCTTTGCTCCAGAGAAATTAGTTGACAGGAGTTTGGATGTTAGCTACGCACTCTTTGTGGGGCGACTTTCCCAAGAAAAGGGTGTTGCAACCCTGATCGACGCATATCTGCAAAACAATTTACGGATACCCCTGAAGATTGTTGGCGACGGTCCTTTACGTGAAGTACTGCAAGCGCGTGTCGAGGCTACAGGGCTTGAGAATGCAATTCAATCTCTAGGGTGGCAGGATAAGTCAGCAGTGTTGTCACTGATGTGCAGTGCTAATTTTCTAGTATTTCCTTCAACTTGGTATGAAGGATTTCCAGTAACTATCTTGGAAGCTTTTGCCTGTGGCTTGCCCGTGTTAGCCTCTCGATTGGGTAGCATGGCAGAAATGGTGGAGGATGGTGTAACTGGTCTGCATTTTGAAGCTGGAAATTCAGCAGATTTGGCAAACAAACTCCAATGGGCATATGAACACCCTAAAGAAATGATTTGTATGGGAAAAAACGCTCGCCGTATTTATGAAGCACACTATACTCCTGAAGCTAATTATCAACAGTTAATGGCAATTTACCACACTCTACACATGAAGTAG